In one window of Thermodesulforhabdaceae bacterium DNA:
- a CDS encoding DUF1844 domain-containing protein, whose protein sequence is MVEKDEKGFVVRDRRKIKPDDLEGNRAEENNNIPSDAQREEAAREYEKASNRTDEVNERPLPKVDFSTFVFSLASSALVHMGEVKDPLTGQLSTNLQLARQIIDTLGMLEEKTKGNLDEAEEQLLKSLLYDLRIKFVKKVS, encoded by the coding sequence ATGGTAGAGAAAGATGAAAAAGGTTTTGTGGTTCGAGATAGACGCAAGATAAAGCCTGATGATCTAGAAGGAAATCGTGCAGAGGAAAACAACAATATTCCAAGTGATGCTCAGAGAGAAGAAGCGGCTCGAGAATACGAAAAAGCGTCGAATCGAACCGATGAAGTTAATGAGAGACCTCTTCCAAAGGTTGATTTTTCCACATTTGTTTTTTCTCTTGCATCGTCGGCTTTAGTTCATATGGGCGAAGTTAAAGATCCACTTACGGGGCAACTATCAACCAATCTTCAGCTTGCTCGACAGATTATCGATACTCTTGGGATGCTTGAAGAAAAAACAAAAGGAAATCTGGATGAGGCGGAAGAACAACTGTTAAAATCACTTCTTTATGATTTGAGAATTAAGTTTGTTAAAAAGGTTTCATGA
- the ispE gene encoding 4-(cytidine 5'-diphospho)-2-C-methyl-D-erythritol kinase: protein MRILREEMQNALDVIRIACPAKVNLWLQVVRKRPDGYHDIWSLMLPVDIYDELEFSWHSQPGVHIFCDHPYVPRDRTNILWKAYEIYRKRTGWPDRGVKVVLKKNIPVGAGLGGGSSNGAAMLEFLNNSNPSPCLLEDLLDMAREVGADVPFFLISAPATAEGIGEKLTIVENLPNYPLLLIKPPFEVSTETVYKSLRLTEEKAFISIKALLQAPWDLKNVLINDLEAVTVSLYPEVDRIKEWLIKDGALGAVMSGSGPTVFGVFDSEERAEEALLRGKERWGNSYWMRVCQVLSQVNRR, encoded by the coding sequence ATGAGGATACTTCGGGAAGAAATGCAGAATGCTTTGGATGTGATTCGCATTGCCTGTCCGGCCAAGGTTAATTTGTGGCTTCAGGTTGTAAGAAAAAGGCCAGATGGTTACCACGATATCTGGAGTCTCATGCTCCCTGTAGATATTTACGATGAGCTAGAGTTTTCCTGGCACAGTCAACCGGGAGTGCATATTTTCTGTGATCATCCCTATGTGCCTCGTGATCGAACTAATATTCTCTGGAAGGCTTATGAAATCTATCGTAAGAGAACTGGATGGCCAGATCGTGGAGTCAAAGTAGTGCTAAAGAAAAATATTCCGGTTGGAGCAGGACTGGGTGGAGGAAGTAGCAACGGAGCGGCTATGCTTGAATTTCTTAACAATTCGAATCCATCGCCTTGTCTTCTGGAAGATCTACTTGATATGGCACGAGAAGTTGGTGCTGACGTGCCCTTTTTTCTCATATCGGCTCCAGCTACTGCGGAAGGCATTGGTGAGAAGCTGACAATTGTTGAAAATCTCCCGAACTATCCGCTTCTTTTAATCAAGCCCCCTTTTGAAGTTTCTACGGAAACGGTTTATAAAAGTTTAAGATTGACAGAAGAAAAGGCTTTTATTAGCATTAAGGCGCTTCTGCAAGCTCCGTGGGATCTGAAAAATGTTCTAATAAACGATCTAGAAGCGGTAACGGTGAGCCTCTATCCCGAGGTTGACCGGATAAAGGAGTGGTTGATCAAGGATGGAGCATTGGGAGCGGTTATGAGTGGAAGTGGTCCCACGGTATTTGGGGTTTTTGACTCGGAAGAGAGGGCAGAAGAAGCGCTGTTGAGAGGAAAAGAAAGGTGGGGCAATTCCTACTGGATGCGGGTCTGCCAAGTGCTCTCTCAGGTAAATAGACGATAG
- a CDS encoding ribose-phosphate diphosphokinase, translating to MVEEAPGYRVFSGNANIGLAESVCSLLGIPRGRALVTTFRDGEIRIEIEDNVRGLDTYIVQSLCCPVNNHIMELLIMIDALKRASAKSVCAVIPYYAYGRRDKKDKPRVPITGRMLANLIEEAGVDHVVALDFHSGQTMGFFKVPVDHLSAMGVMVDHAKKNLPPNSIVVAPDAAGVRRARVFATELNLEMAIMDERDVSPRIVGNVEGRHVVLYDDIVDTGRTIERVAQAAQRAGAASVIAYCVHGIFSAGCAERIAQAGVEKLVVSDSVVPYTDLAKVGVRVERITVALILAEAIASLNRGETIPSVFYSI from the coding sequence GTGGTGGAAGAAGCACCAGGTTACCGTGTCTTCAGCGGTAACGCTAACATAGGGTTAGCCGAATCAGTTTGTTCTCTCCTTGGAATCCCCAGGGGAAGAGCTTTAGTTACCACCTTCCGGGATGGTGAAATCAGAATAGAAATTGAAGACAATGTTCGAGGTCTTGACACATACATCGTTCAATCTCTGTGCTGTCCCGTCAATAATCACATCATGGAATTGCTAATAATGATTGATGCTCTAAAAAGAGCTTCGGCTAAAAGTGTTTGTGCGGTGATTCCATACTATGCCTATGGAAGACGGGACAAAAAGGATAAACCGCGAGTTCCCATCACCGGACGAATGCTCGCAAACCTTATTGAAGAAGCTGGTGTTGATCATGTTGTGGCTCTGGATTTTCATTCAGGGCAGACAATGGGTTTTTTCAAAGTTCCTGTGGATCATTTAAGTGCTATGGGCGTTATGGTGGATCACGCAAAGAAGAATCTTCCTCCCAACAGCATTGTTGTTGCGCCTGATGCGGCGGGAGTAAGGCGAGCGCGGGTTTTTGCCACTGAGTTGAATCTTGAAATGGCTATTATGGATGAACGGGATGTTTCACCAAGAATTGTAGGAAATGTGGAAGGCCGACATGTGGTGCTTTACGATGATATAGTGGATACAGGACGAACTATTGAACGAGTGGCTCAAGCTGCCCAAAGAGCAGGAGCCGCTTCGGTAATAGCTTATTGTGTGCACGGTATCTTTTCTGCAGGATGCGCTGAAAGAATTGCCCAGGCTGGAGTTGAAAAGCTTGTTGTAAGTGATAGTGTTGTTCCCTATACTGACCTAGCAAAGGTTGGCGTGCGAGTTGAACGCATTACGGTGGCTCTAATTCTGGCTGAAGCTATTGCATCACTAAACAGGGGGGAAACTATACCTTCTGTGTTTTACTCAATTTGA
- a CDS encoding 50S ribosomal protein L25/general stress protein Ctc: MEWQLVAEYRPNTGKNVARKLRAANKVPGVLYGHHIQGAIPITVETREIHKLLTVMGDETKVIQLALKKETGKEESHQVLIREVQVHPYKRKLLHVDFYALAADQLLDVDVPVELVGESPGVKKGGVVDQIMHTISVRCLPHEIPDKIEIDISNLDLGSVVHVKDIRKRYSFRIMEDDEAPLVSVNVPEDYEAKAASEEAEESSE; the protein is encoded by the coding sequence ATGGAATGGCAGCTAGTAGCTGAGTATCGACCTAATACGGGTAAAAACGTTGCGCGGAAGTTGAGAGCAGCGAATAAGGTTCCTGGTGTCTTATACGGTCACCATATCCAGGGAGCTATTCCTATAACTGTTGAGACCCGTGAGATTCACAAACTTCTTACAGTTATGGGAGATGAAACCAAGGTAATACAGCTTGCTCTTAAAAAAGAAACGGGGAAAGAAGAAAGTCACCAGGTTCTCATAAGAGAAGTTCAAGTTCATCCTTATAAGCGTAAATTACTGCACGTTGATTTTTACGCTCTGGCAGCCGATCAACTTCTGGATGTCGATGTTCCTGTGGAGCTGGTGGGAGAAAGTCCCGGCGTTAAGAAAGGCGGCGTGGTGGATCAAATTATGCATACAATTTCTGTCCGATGTTTGCCTCACGAAATTCCTGATAAGATAGAAATTGATATCAGCAATTTAGATTTGGGCAGCGTTGTTCATGTAAAGGACATTCGAAAAAGGTATTCTTTCCGGATCATGGAAGATGATGAAGCACCTCTTGTTTCTGTAAACGTTCCTGAGGATTACGAAGCAAAAGCTGCATCAGAAGAAGCTGAGGAATCTTCGGAATAG
- the pth gene encoding aminoacyl-tRNA hydrolase translates to MLVVGLGNPGSRYTFTRHNVGFMVLDVIDTLVDAVLEESKSSWGIVKKVQWKDLCLTTLRPLTYMNRSGDAVSKMMLREKLKPEEILVIYDDLDLPLGRLKIARKGSSGGHRGVQSIIDAIGTKDFPRIKVGIGRPMRGEDVIDYVLSPPYPEERALFRSVLNYAAQSVEVICKDGIEKAMNVFNGIVIEA, encoded by the coding sequence ATGCTTGTAGTTGGACTTGGAAATCCCGGCAGTCGCTACACCTTTACGCGTCATAATGTAGGATTTATGGTTCTGGATGTAATCGATACCCTTGTTGATGCTGTGCTGGAAGAAAGCAAGTCTTCCTGGGGAATTGTAAAAAAGGTTCAGTGGAAAGATCTTTGCCTGACCACTCTTCGACCGCTTACTTATATGAACAGAAGTGGTGATGCCGTATCGAAAATGATGCTTCGAGAAAAGCTAAAACCAGAAGAAATCCTTGTGATTTACGATGATCTAGATCTTCCTCTCGGTCGATTAAAAATTGCCAGAAAGGGCAGTTCTGGAGGTCACCGAGGCGTTCAATCAATCATTGATGCTATAGGAACCAAAGATTTTCCCAGGATAAAAGTTGGTATTGGACGACCTATGAGAGGGGAAGACGTTATAGATTATGTATTGTCACCGCCCTATCCAGAAGAAAGAGCTCTATTCCGTTCTGTTTTGAATTATGCGGCTCAGTCAGTTGAGGTCATATGTAAAGATGGCATAGAAAAGGCTATGAATGTTTTTAATGGCATTGTAATCGAGGCTTAA
- the prxU gene encoding thioredoxin-dependent peroxiredoxin (Most members of this family contain a selenocysteine.) → MAEQKDGCVSPAKGPILPGSTELTPQPGEVKTMTVTARVGQEAIDFEANAYIEGVGFQPIKLSDYKGKWIVLCFYPGDFTFVUPTELAAVAARYNEFTSLGVQILAISTDSRFVHKMWQETELCKMIEGGVPFPMVSDPGGKIGTVYGVYDELAGVDIRGRFIIDPDFIIRAMEVLTPEVGRNPDELLRQIKAFQHVRATGEVTPSGWQPGQPTLKPGPALVGKVWEVWKP, encoded by the coding sequence ATGGCAGAGCAAAAAGACGGGTGTGTTAGTCCCGCTAAGGGACCAATTTTGCCTGGTAGTACTGAATTAACACCACAACCCGGGGAGGTAAAAACCATGACCGTAACTGCCAGAGTGGGACAGGAAGCCATTGATTTTGAAGCTAACGCCTATATTGAAGGGGTTGGATTTCAGCCGATAAAGCTATCAGACTATAAAGGCAAGTGGATTGTTCTGTGCTTTTATCCAGGAGACTTTACCTTTGTTTGACCCACTGAACTGGCAGCGGTCGCTGCTAGATACAACGAGTTTACCTCTCTAGGCGTTCAGATATTAGCCATAAGCACAGATAGTCGCTTTGTTCATAAGATGTGGCAGGAAACAGAATTATGCAAGATGATTGAGGGTGGCGTGCCCTTTCCCATGGTATCTGATCCTGGAGGGAAAATAGGAACAGTCTATGGAGTTTACGACGAACTGGCCGGAGTTGATATTCGAGGACGGTTCATAATAGACCCCGATTTTATAATTCGAGCAATGGAAGTGTTAACACCCGAAGTTGGCAGAAATCCGGATGAACTTCTCAGGCAGATCAAAGCATTTCAACATGTGCGGGCAACCGGCGAAGTCACACCATCTGGATGGCAACCAGGACAACCTACTCTTAAACCGGGTCCAGCCCTTGTTGGAAAAGTCTGGGAAGTCTGGAAGCCTTAA